From the genome of Paucidesulfovibrio longus DSM 6739, one region includes:
- a CDS encoding radical SAM protein, translated as MSTPETRTFPHDVADFPSYLGVAVSYACNYRCLGCIHGNKEEMRDFLKSRQTFMPSDRFRAIVDEVARRHPPMNLTSPGETLMHPEIYDLIAYAAERGIAVEFDTNGSLVDPERLAACGARNVTFSIDGLTQEAYEAYRRGGDLELVLGKVSDLAQRVARRGSGPKIFIKYLVNAYTENTLEQAAEYFRAMPGVTFMVDFFHPPAESFLAKCANPMAVSLARWEQWRPRRLPDYDLFLPDEQRGYAVHKAALLPFRGDCYSPFKNMYINTDGEAYACCSLALVPDPATRDLSRQYGYGNVFELGVLGAFFGERAKAFRAAFRESGGRVGPCLNCWSNRVAAQQEALAVKGQGRFPTLLDWPDSEQPDNERPDKDAACTSA; from the coding sequence ATGAGCACCCCCGAAACCCGCACTTTCCCGCACGACGTGGCCGACTTCCCGAGCTATCTCGGCGTGGCCGTTTCCTACGCCTGCAACTACCGCTGCCTGGGCTGCATCCACGGCAACAAGGAGGAGATGCGCGACTTCCTCAAGTCCCGCCAGACCTTCATGCCCTCGGACCGCTTCCGGGCCATCGTGGACGAGGTGGCGCGGCGGCACCCGCCCATGAACCTGACCTCTCCGGGCGAAACCCTGATGCACCCGGAAATATACGACCTCATCGCCTACGCCGCGGAGCGCGGCATCGCCGTGGAGTTCGACACCAACGGCTCCCTGGTCGATCCGGAACGGCTCGCCGCCTGCGGCGCGCGCAACGTGACCTTCTCCATCGACGGCCTGACCCAGGAGGCCTACGAGGCCTACCGCCGGGGCGGCGACCTGGAACTGGTGCTGGGCAAGGTCTCGGACCTCGCGCAGCGGGTGGCGCGCCGGGGCTCCGGCCCGAAGATCTTCATCAAGTACCTGGTCAACGCCTATACCGAGAACACCCTGGAACAGGCCGCAGAATACTTCAGGGCCATGCCCGGCGTCACCTTCATGGTGGACTTCTTCCACCCCCCGGCGGAAAGCTTCCTGGCCAAGTGCGCCAACCCCATGGCCGTGTCCCTGGCGCGCTGGGAGCAGTGGCGGCCCCGCAGGCTGCCCGACTACGACCTCTTCCTGCCGGACGAACAGCGCGGCTACGCCGTGCACAAGGCCGCGCTGCTGCCCTTCCGGGGCGACTGCTACAGCCCGTTCAAGAACATGTACATCAACACGGACGGCGAGGCCTACGCCTGCTGCTCTCTGGCCCTGGTCCCGGACCCCGCCACGCGCGACCTCTCCCGGCAATACGGCTACGGCAACGTCTTTGAGCTGGGGGTGCTGGGCGCGTTCTTCGGGGAGCGGGCCAAGGCCTTCCGCGCGGCCTTCCGGGAAAGCGGCGGGCGCGTGGGGCCGTGCCTCAACTGCTGGTCCAACCGGGTCGCGGCCCAGCAGGAAGCCTTGGCCGTCAAGGGCCAGGGGCGCTTCCCGACCCTTCTGGACTGGCCGGACAGCGAACAGCCGGACAACGAACGGCCGGACAAGGACGCCGCATGCACGTCTGCCTGA
- a CDS encoding polysaccharide deacetylase WbmS family protein, translating to MHVCLTLDSDWAHPEVADHALGLVRNAGVPCTYFATADQEVRAEADCEVALHPNFADRDPDAELEELRARFPEAVGLRPHRLDMPPARCAEAVRRAGLRWVSSRHDPDARGFARWNGELPDAAIHWGDNLLFLRGERPDLDGFDPDAPGLLVYNFHPVHIYLNTASAGQYERARPGYRDPAHLRVCRNESEYGVRDALLDLLSLCGRFRFTTLSDAAKELAP from the coding sequence ATGCACGTCTGCCTGACCCTGGACAGCGACTGGGCGCATCCCGAAGTCGCGGACCACGCCCTGGGGCTCGTCCGGAACGCGGGCGTGCCCTGCACCTACTTCGCCACGGCGGACCAGGAGGTGCGCGCGGAGGCCGATTGCGAAGTGGCGCTGCATCCCAACTTCGCGGACCGCGACCCCGATGCGGAGCTGGAGGAGCTGCGCGCCCGCTTTCCCGAAGCCGTGGGCCTGCGGCCGCACCGCCTGGACATGCCGCCCGCGCGCTGCGCCGAGGCCGTGCGCCGGGCCGGGCTGCGCTGGGTTTCCAGCCGCCACGACCCGGACGCGCGGGGCTTTGCGCGCTGGAACGGCGAGCTGCCGGACGCGGCCATCCACTGGGGCGACAATCTGCTCTTCCTTCGCGGAGAGCGGCCCGACCTGGACGGCTTCGACCCGGACGCGCCCGGCCTGCTGGTCTACAATTTCCACCCGGTCCACATCTACCTGAACACGGCCTCGGCCGGGCAGTACGAACGCGCCCGGCCCGGCTACCGCGACCCGGCCCACCTGCGGGTCTGCCGCAACGAGAGCGAATACGGCGTGCGCGACGCGCTGCTGGACCTGCTCTCCCTGTGCGGGCGGTTCCGGTTCACGACCCTTTCCGACGCCGCCAAGGAGCTTGCGCCATGA
- a CDS encoding class I SAM-dependent methyltransferase, protein MTTTNTSLPDLAALGGALLRSFDGELDENDRSFIERVYSGGAEVYADRLRAVGLDRCERVLDAGCGFGQWSLCLAALGPEVVGVDVSALRVRVANAALALAGKAGNAIRGNAVQGGLDALPAANGSVDGAFCYGTLFCTPWKASLTEFARVLRPGGRLYFTANGLGYVLNMWTSRPHRNADFDPREAAANTFRNTLEYEKNGTPPQGGQILIDPDDARAELDRLGLDVVALAPEGNINIRPGELSPRPFFQAEYHGLPGCYEVLAEKRSV, encoded by the coding sequence ATGACCACCACGAATACATCCCTGCCCGATCTCGCCGCCCTGGGAGGCGCGCTGCTGCGCTCGTTCGACGGCGAACTGGACGAAAACGACCGCAGCTTCATCGAGCGGGTCTACAGCGGCGGCGCCGAAGTCTATGCGGACCGGCTGCGCGCCGTGGGCCTGGACCGCTGCGAGCGAGTCCTCGACGCGGGCTGCGGATTCGGCCAGTGGTCGCTCTGCCTGGCCGCGCTCGGACCGGAGGTGGTGGGGGTGGACGTCTCCGCGTTGCGGGTCCGGGTGGCCAATGCGGCCCTCGCCCTTGCCGGAAAAGCGGGCAACGCAATCCGGGGAAACGCGGTTCAGGGCGGCCTGGACGCCCTGCCCGCAGCGAACGGCAGCGTGGACGGGGCGTTCTGCTACGGCACGCTTTTCTGCACCCCCTGGAAGGCCTCCCTGACCGAGTTCGCGCGGGTGCTCCGCCCCGGCGGCAGGCTCTACTTCACGGCCAACGGCCTGGGCTACGTGCTGAACATGTGGACGAGCCGCCCGCACCGCAACGCGGACTTCGACCCGCGCGAGGCCGCGGCGAACACTTTTCGCAACACATTGGAATATGAGAAGAACGGCACGCCGCCCCAGGGAGGCCAGATCCTCATCGACCCGGACGATGCCCGCGCCGAGCTGGACCGCCTCGGCCTGGACGTGGTCGCGCTCGCGCCCGAAGGCAACATCAATATCCGGCCCGGCGAGCTGTCGCCCCGGCCGTTCTTCCAAGCCGAATACCATGGCCTGCCCGGATGCTACGAGGTGCTGGCCGAAAAGAGGAGCGTCTGA
- a CDS encoding SPASM domain-containing protein, which translates to MSYMNLGGLAYRLRTTRSVKSFAKHFLLPTMAGQKIFLHNERLPRVINLSFNEKTCFYKCRMCLYSERDVRDHYREQSEMRFETLRRIVDSIPDDPFHSFDISAVGETLEFGKLAEFVAYMKRKRPLVNTIVSTNGVLLDEKTFLALAHAGLDNLQVSFFAENAEDHEFITGTKTFERVAENLERACRLKRQLGLPKPFIQTFVLESRETAPTTQRFVDRWSPLVDKAFVRPLLKRSMDIQGMTPTYEFEPEGPRRPCMQPWYSTALNSKGEVLPCYGFHWHETTWQTNFGNINDASLTEIWRTDAFRAFREKHLRLDLDDLPVCRKCSSWNDYTDIWARNPDGSWRPAPLRPVDFLRRAPGQRGG; encoded by the coding sequence ATGTCCTACATGAATCTCGGCGGACTGGCCTACAGGCTGCGCACGACGCGCTCGGTGAAGAGCTTCGCCAAGCATTTCCTGCTCCCGACCATGGCCGGGCAGAAGATCTTTCTCCACAACGAGCGCCTGCCCCGCGTGATCAACCTTTCCTTCAACGAGAAGACCTGCTTCTACAAGTGCCGCATGTGCCTCTACTCCGAGCGGGACGTGCGCGACCACTACCGCGAGCAGTCCGAGATGCGCTTCGAAACCCTGCGCCGGATCGTGGACTCCATTCCCGACGACCCGTTCCACAGCTTCGACATCTCCGCGGTGGGCGAAACCCTCGAATTCGGCAAGCTGGCGGAATTCGTGGCCTACATGAAGCGCAAGCGCCCGCTGGTGAACACCATCGTCTCCACCAACGGCGTGCTTCTGGACGAAAAGACCTTCCTGGCCCTGGCCCACGCGGGCCTGGACAACCTCCAGGTCAGCTTCTTCGCGGAAAACGCCGAGGACCACGAATTCATCACCGGCACCAAGACCTTCGAGCGCGTGGCCGAGAACCTGGAACGGGCCTGCCGCCTGAAGCGCCAGCTCGGCCTGCCGAAGCCCTTCATCCAGACCTTCGTGCTGGAATCCCGGGAGACGGCCCCCACCACGCAGCGCTTCGTGGACCGCTGGAGCCCGCTGGTGGACAAGGCCTTTGTCCGTCCGCTCCTGAAGCGCTCCATGGACATCCAGGGCATGACCCCGACCTACGAGTTCGAGCCCGAAGGCCCGCGCCGCCCCTGCATGCAGCCCTGGTACTCCACGGCGTTGAATTCCAAGGGCGAGGTGCTGCCCTGCTACGGCTTCCACTGGCACGAGACCACCTGGCAGACCAATTTCGGGAACATCAACGACGCGAGCCTGACGGAAATCTGGCGGACGGATGCCTTCCGCGCCTTCCGCGAAAAGCACCTGCGCCTGGATCTCGACGACCTGCCCGTGTGCCGCAAGTGCAGCAGCTGGAACGACTACACCGACATCTGGGCGCGCAACCCCGACGGCAGCTGGCGGCCCGCGCCGCTGCGGCCCGTCGATTTCCTGCGGCGCGCGCCCGGACAGCGGGGAGGCTGA
- a CDS encoding glycosyltransferase: protein MRVACLGNMNNNMFCLVRYLRDRGLDAHLLLLSHEHERYLPEADTYGHGHRAWVRRLDWGSEPDFARTDPERIRRDLEGFEAFIGCNYAPAFLHKAGLGLDVFCPHGSDYYEVPFYTDERGEPTPLALAQRAAIREAAFYMAPYTNPDRERFWDGIGPTGQRSPHPIPLLYLPEYTPERMDRYCKPGQDADALRELKRRRGLLVIQHIRQCWADPALVNDHKGNDVLLRGVARYVHDSGGDAGLAIFDYGPDADATRTLVRELGLDDRTLWLAPRTRKEIMPLLALADAAALEFRYSWIAGGGIFEALAMGRPVLARRDDEMYAGRTLFPMLRARNEEQIAEALARCAASPEEVAGLGAQGRVWLEQEVINPAVDAVCGMLRSLERGRNARKSA from the coding sequence ATGCGCGTGGCCTGTCTCGGCAACATGAACAACAACATGTTCTGCCTGGTGCGCTATCTGCGCGACCGGGGCCTGGACGCGCACCTGCTGCTGCTCTCCCACGAGCACGAGCGCTACCTGCCCGAGGCCGACACCTACGGCCACGGCCACCGCGCCTGGGTGCGCCGCCTGGACTGGGGCTCGGAGCCGGACTTCGCCAGGACCGACCCCGAACGGATCCGGCGCGACCTGGAGGGATTCGAGGCCTTCATCGGCTGCAACTACGCCCCGGCCTTCCTGCACAAGGCGGGACTGGGGCTGGACGTGTTCTGCCCGCACGGCAGCGACTACTACGAAGTGCCCTTCTACACGGACGAGCGCGGCGAGCCCACGCCCCTGGCCCTGGCCCAGCGCGCGGCCATCCGCGAGGCCGCGTTCTACATGGCCCCGTACACCAATCCGGACCGGGAGCGCTTCTGGGACGGCATCGGCCCCACGGGCCAACGCTCGCCGCATCCCATCCCCCTGCTCTACCTGCCCGAATACACGCCGGAGCGCATGGACCGCTATTGCAAGCCGGGCCAGGACGCGGACGCCCTGCGCGAATTGAAGCGCAGGCGCGGGCTGCTCGTGATCCAGCACATCCGGCAGTGCTGGGCCGACCCGGCCCTGGTCAACGACCACAAGGGCAACGATGTGCTGCTGCGCGGCGTGGCCCGGTATGTGCATGATTCCGGGGGGGACGCCGGGCTGGCGATCTTCGACTACGGGCCGGACGCGGACGCGACACGGACCCTGGTCCGCGAGCTGGGCCTGGACGACCGCACCCTCTGGCTCGCGCCCCGGACGCGCAAGGAGATCATGCCCCTGCTGGCCCTTGCGGACGCGGCCGCCCTGGAATTCCGCTACAGCTGGATCGCCGGGGGGGGCATCTTCGAGGCCTTGGCCATGGGGCGGCCCGTGCTGGCGCGGCGGGACGACGAAATGTACGCGGGGCGAACGCTCTTTCCCATGCTGCGGGCCAGGAACGAGGAGCAGATCGCCGAAGCCCTGGCCCGCTGCGCCGCCTCTCCGGAAGAAGTGGCCGGCCTGGGCGCGCAGGGCCGGGTCTGGCTGGAGCAGGAGGTCATCAACCCCGCCGTGGACGCGGTCTGCGGCATGCTGCGGAGTCTGGAGCGCGGGCGGAACGCGCGCAAGAGCGCCTGA